ctcctcaaacttgtccctaaaatcaacagccatgggctcctctaagcaactccctcgcattctgaataataaagtaattgatgctcacaaagcaggagaaggttacaagaacatagcaaagtgttttcaggtaggcgtttcctcagattgtaatgttattaagaaatggcagttaacagaaacagtggagatcaaggtgaggtctggaagatgaagaaaactttctgaaagaactgctcgttggattgctagaaaggcaaataaaaccccttgtttgactgcaaaagaccttcagaaagatttagcagaccctggagtggtcgtgcactgttctactgtgcAGTGAGACctaaacaaatatgaccttcatgggagagtcatcagaagaaaacctttcctgcgtccgagccacaaaattcagcgtctgaagtttgcaaatgaacatctaaataagccggatgcattttggaaacaagtcctgtggactgatgaaaatcaaaatagaactttttggccacaatgtgcaaaggtatgtttggagaaaaaagggtgccaaattccaggaaaagaacacctctccaactctgaagcatgggtgctttggggttgtgttgcagccagtggcacacggcacatttcattggtcgagggaagcatggatttgaataaataccagcaaattctggaagcaaacatcatactatctgtaaaaaagttgaagttaaaaagaggacgggtcctacaataagacgatgatccaaaacacacctcaaaatctacaatggaatacctcaagaggcccaagctgaaggttttgcccgggccctcacagtcccctgacctaaacatcattgaaaatttgtggatagatctcaaaagagcagtgcatgcaagacagcccaagaaacttgtagaactggaagccttttgcaaggacgaatgtgtgaaaatcccccagacaagaactgaaagattattagctggctacaaaaagtgtttacaagctgtgatacttgcaaaaggaggtgttactaggtactaaccatgcagggtgcccaaacttttgcttcgggcccttttccttttttgtcattttgaaaatgtagaagataaaaataaaaaaattgtttttgcttaaaatataaagggaatgagtcatctttaactttatgccttttggagatcatttcatcttcaacttgcttaactgttcacagtaacagcagttttgaccggggtgcccaaacttttgcataccactgtacagtCTCTAATGAGTAGAAAATATCCTCGTATTGCAAATTTTTACTGCACATTTAGCCAAAACGCTTTTGGTCGACATGTTTATTGCGTGAAGTTTGCGTCTTTAGCAGTGTTTTGCAATGGAGCTTTGTTATAGTGTTGAGTTTAGCATCATTCCTGAATCACAGTCTCACATCAACTCAAAAAAGTCACCGGTCCTCATTTATCACACTGGACAGTtattaaatttatttataaattgttcACAGGAGCATTTATACAGGAATGTGGTGTTCTGGAAAATCTAGCTAGCTGGTAAAATGTTTGTATTCTACATATAACTGTTGCTATGCTTCTGTGATTTTATCTACGGATCACAGCATCACATAAAATCAGTTACGTACTTCAATTATACACCAATTTAATGAACATTCAGTAAAAGCCAGTTGTTTCATATTGATCTGAAAAACGAACCCATAATTTAAGTAAAATATCACAAGCTGCTCAATTtggacaaaagtaatggcaccctagACAAATAAGAGGAGATAGTGCGCGTCTATGGTAACTGACatgctgcagtggctgagctgcattactggaagatttaGCGCACACTATACACTTAGGAGGTGTGCTTTCACCATTCAGTTgccattttttttccattttcagctctctgtgagcttttgctttttatggagttttgtaggTGTGGCTAAATGTAAATCAGCTGTGCTGTGATGCACTTCATACTTTATAGCTGATTGATAAagatcaacaaatgcatgaatatgaatttgaaaaaaaaaacaaaaatcaacaaAAAGTTTGCATATCTGACAGAAAGTATTAGTTTGTTTTGGCTGAAAACATTTACACAGTAATTTACTTGCCCAGTTGTGGGTTTGGCAATCCCATTTGGACATGAACATTTGCATAAAATAGCAGAATAAGTCTGTTGGACTATGAAATTGGAAGCAGTTTAAACTGAAGCGTGATTTGTATTCAAGATGGAGCCATGAGTGTTTTTATGTCTGACATTCCTTCGTGCATGTTTATAGATAACAGGACGTCAGAAAACACATTAACAAGTCTGTCTGAGACACAAAATGACTCCACAAAGCCGACTTATGAGACGCTACAATGAGACGATTTACAAATGTAGTCCACTCGGTACTAAAGACAATCGAAGCTTAAAAAAGAAGAGACAGGAAATAAAGGAAAAAACCACCCCCAAGACTCAAATATTATCATGGTGCATCATTTTCACAGTCACCATAATTAAAGAAGGCTTTTAAAAGGCACAGCAAAAGTGAAAAGCTGAAGGACTGTATTAATACTTGATTGCACAATACATCATGATATTCAGTGGACAATATTTTTATCATGGACAGTTCAGGTCCTGATTGCTTTTTGGataagcagcttttttttttttttgcatttgtacTCCTGTTAAAAGGCAGCATTCATTAGTGCTCATTATATCATGAGTACTTTATTCTAAATGTCCAAAATTAAAAGCACCTTCACTTGTGTTGCTCTGAGGAAAAAAAGCAAGCCCTAGGGCTTCATGAAGTATTGAATGTTATGGTGGAAACAAATATCACACAAATAAATTGAAATCTTAATTATGTACTAATTTTGAAGTTATCTTCAAAGAcattaaggtttaaaaaaaaacacacctgtCATTGTATTTACGGAAGACAGCAGAATGCTTAAGTTGAGGCTCAGACTTGCTTTATTTGCTTTCTAAATGCACATTATGGGATAAAGTCTTTCTCCTTCTCAGATATACACAGCTTAAATAAAAGTGGATGAAATAATCATGTGGCTAGGACACACTCTTCACATGTTTATTTAATAATATTAACCCTGTGAGCGTATTTATTTTTCTGCATACACTTAAGTAAAATACATTTCAGTGATTTTAGTTAGTGTCATCAGATAACTTATGCTAGTTCCAGCTAGCTAGTATTATATTATAATTACCTAATAACAGACAATAcaataaagcatttttttttctcccaagaGGATAAAACATTTAACAAAACACAAAATAACATCACTGTATTTGAAAAGGCTGCTAGTGTTTCAAAGCAGTTCATAGTACAACTGCATCTTCCttcaaagccaccaagttttaatGTTCGCAGAAACAGACCGGCTTTTTAGTCAGATTTAATCAAGAGTGCAATGATGGCCGGTTGATATTTTGTCTTGTTTTTATTTCCTTGGAAAGGAAAATGTTATTTGCTTTTATCATACATTTCAATAAAGGGTTAATTGTTTCATCTGCTGCTAGGATGCATAAAAATAATCAGAAAATCCATTGTGTGAATAAGCTAAAACAACCCTGTGTTTTAATTTTTTGTTCAATTTCTTGCTCATTTAAGGGCACTTTGACCGCATCGTCATCATCAGCTCAAGTAAAGCCACAGTTTCAGACAGATCCAGATCAATTTACTAGCTCTTTAAAAAGACTTTCTATgatctgctttctttctttttttaacactttttttctaGCAATGTTTCAGTGCTCAGAAAAAAAAGACTTCTCAGAACAACAGGGTTAGAACAGTACTATCTTGGATTTatgttttgaaagacctaaatttgTTGCCCAAAGAAGTTTCTGAACTCACTCATTTCCAGGTTGGGAAAGGAGTGCCTTCAAACTCAGACATGCACAAGGACACAGGATGAAGGACAAGACGACCTTAGTGTAGACATCTAGGACGGAAATCACCCAGAAGTCAGTGCGATCAGACAAAGCTGAGTGGATGGAGGCTGATTAGGACAAATTAGAGACAAGTGTGCTTTTCTCAAATCAGATGTAACATTCTTAAATGATCCAGCTGTGCACTACTAAATCATTAAGGGGAATAGATGAGGGCACACTGAGCACACAACCACATTTCAATTATTCTTCATTCACATTTTTCCATAAACCTGGTGCAATGCTGATTAATCTCTGGTGTAGTTACAGGGTATGAACACTAGAGGGCAGTGTATGAACACTACTCGTATCACATGCTGTTTCAGACTTGATGGGACACACATGACATATATGAAGACCATATGGAACCAGGAAACATTTCACAGCCCAGATTAGGTCTTCTGCTGTCTAATATTCCCTCAAAGCACCCATACATACAGATAAATGTGGGGAAAGCAGTTTTCCCAGCATGCTTTGGTGCAGTTGTGATGTGCTGCAGTCTTACTGCAacgcatcccatcccatcccagctCAGGGAAATTAATAAATAACGCGTGCACAGCGTTACTGAATTGAACTGAACCCTGCTCAGAACCTGTAGCGATAACAGGATGCATGCCAAGGCCGAGCGAAAGGCAGGTCAGTTCGGGTGAAAATGATCATGCAGCTCCACAGTGATGGTCCACACGTCTCAGCCACCTCGCTGCTCCTCATTGTGCTTGCGGAAGAAAGCTTTCCCGAACTCATATGTGCTGATCATGATGGCGCACGCTGGAGCCACTTTGATGACTCGTGGCAGGAAACCTGAAAGGGAAAGAACTCAGCTAACATATGTTGAGGAATAAACGacttgctgttataggaaaataatgacGTTATGAtggaaagttgattattttcctataatgacACATTCTCAAatggtttattcctcttacactccAGCAATTTTCCAACGATTGCAATTTGTATTTGTTAAAGAACTACAAATCATACTGCACATTCATTTAGAGTTATGTTTAAATGGAGCTATAAACAGTcgctccctcaccagcctctcttttcccccctctctttttaaattaataaaacaaaaatacgctgattgtcatgttactgagaaactgcaaagcatAAACTCCTGTCTTGATGTCAGAAAAGCTTCGgtaaaagttacagctttacctctgactgttacaaagtgctggcactggagactccttctgtaaatgttCATTCcataaaacttcaccatatcagggATGACGCATTTTTTTTTGAGCTGTTGcgatagaaacgataatgtatttgatttgcagctgcactatagTCAGAGCTTCTGTTATAGAaaagtaatcaacaccttctgagacAAATCAGAATTCGACAACAGAGCTGACTACACTTGGACTAAtaaactccccggccactttaataggaacttcttgttgattctaagatcgctgttcttggctgcaggagtggaacccaatgtgttcttctgctgatgcatgctgagatgcttttctgctcaccacagttgtaaagagtgattatatgagttataatatccttcctggcacacacacaaaaaaagctggaattaatctgtccatttccgtctgaccctctcttaacaacaaggtgtttgtttccacccacagaactgtcactcactcacctcactcactcactcactcactcactcactcactcactcactcactcactcactcactcgatgatgttttttttgttttctgcaccattctgtgtaactctagagactgttgtgtgtgaaaaccccaggagatcagcagcttctgaaatactcaaaccagtccatctggctcaaaccaacacccataccacagtgacagaaagtcacactgagatcacagtttttcccgttctgatgtttgaacattgtgaacattaactgaagctcctgatttgtatctgtgggatttgatgcatcgtgctgctgtcgagggatcggctgattagagaactgcagaaagcaGCAGGTGGACGGGTGTTCCTAACAAAGTGGCCTGTGAGTGTACAGTATATAACCCACATTTCTAGAACTTACCTGCAAACAGGCCTCGGTAGCCGGTTTCAGTCCAGATGCTCTTCATTATGAGCCATGTGGAAGAAGGCTTCTTTGAAGGAGCTGCAAAACAATGCACAAAAAGAACATTATTAAACATCACAGAATAAACAAGACTCGTTGTCTAATTCTTTAAATTCTTGTCTAAATTCAGCTTGGATCAATTGCAATTTTTCCTCATCATACCTCCAAGAATCTCCATTTCTCCCAGCTCGATCTGCCTGCGTGTTTTCACCACGTCAAACGGCAGCGTCGTGATCGCAGCGATCTGCAGGTCACAGGTACGTTAGGTACACCCTGCACTCTATACTGTacagttatagaaaaataatcagcaAATGACGTGCTGTGATGACGCGCCGTATATTTCTAACACCACAACGATTTGTCCTGAAGATGATGGAAAACATAGTTGGAGGTTTGTATCTGTGTTACACAGCGCCCacaatggagactccttccataaaacgttaaaaaaaaaaaaacatctcctgATAGAAAACTTCACCACGTCATCCGTTCATTAATTTATTAATGGAGCATCTgacgtacaagtccctgtgaatgaagcGAACGactgaaatattttcaacacaaaaagataaacttcatatatttgcaCTGCTGTGTaatgtttttatattatatggacacattcacaaaaaataattttttattacctccgccaaggaggttatgttttcggtagtgttggttggtttgtttgtctgttagcaacattacggaaaaagttatgaacggattgctctgaaattttttccagaggtgtgactgagcacaagtaacaatccattaaattttggtggtgatccggatcaccttctggagcccggattttttttaaaggattcttggcggaggtctgcgctctccgagtgcttttctatttttttttttttaaaaccccgcaagttaatcaaaaggattttaattttgaaccggtttgccattttgacaacacaggtctagtcagcgggaaaacactgggagtgatgtcattggagtgaaatatcgggaaatattatacatacaggacactttttcgatgaaattaaaaatgtgttctattcccttctagcaggtttcattcatttggtttgatagcatgcaatattgttagcatatcgcttatcctacgtgcattacatcactctacccaatggagaatgagcgttgaatatggttgtcaagacaacaggtcacatatcggagatgtaaaacttccgcactagcgagcgactgggacaatttgtaaacaaacatggccgccaagtttgctttgttaaatacagaagattttgagagaattttgaaagagaaagacgtgttgaacacccgacaggaatgtgtatgtgtactattattattattaatactggctggcttttttttgtggtctatcagatatattccattcagctcctcgccttcgactcgttcagtatcatgctcgctgaatggaatatatctgatagaccacgaaaaaagccagccaatattatttaaatatatatcaCTCAGTTCCGTGatgcatttcgtatgaaaaatgtgagtttttcaagacgagatgataaacttcatgtcttcaagccaacgtgtgattttctttttattatatcgacagattcacaaacaaaaagtccccaaatttatcaaaaactcCTCATTGATTTCCTGACGAGTGAcagatttatgtcccggttttggttctccatgtcccagatggagcttgtatgaaaaatacaagtggcgtatttcccagtaaaaccctGGTGTCCAAATAATATATACACTGTTTAAACCTGTTCACGCCAtcctagaaaattaatcaaaccCTTCagtccaatcagaatcaagaattaaatacatacatgtcaacctttggtcaatcaaacctgtataaccaacctccaaaatccgtataagatgcaaattaaaataatttacctaaaatttgaatgataattaacaatgatatatccaagttactttttattcagtattaataacaataaacgttcagaatgaatacaaagctccaatgttcgacaaaaacacaaagtatcactctaatgttctgaattgtactccatgacagcatttttagcgctctgcaccaatacctcacgaggctgcatgtcacagcaagtgtctgtgttgatcttgccggagtgcccattcagaatcttttcagtcgctagtgaaagtcgctcaggtggaaatacgcgtttcaaacaaaatgttacttcccggttggcggaattctcgcaatgcggtgtgcgcatgatcaaaagtggaacgaagtctcactaccacaagataactcgcgatttcataagactctttactggctgtcagtgctttctgtggtgtacagtacgtttgtaaatgttatgcgctcttttatcatcatgggaattgattatagctctaaataaatattgaagttttttttttttttttttaagatatttttttgggcttttttcacctttattggataggacagtgtagagacaggacaggaaacgagtgggagagagagacggggagggatcgggaaatgacctcgggtcggaatcgaacccgggtccccggatttatggtatggcgccttagccacttgagccatgacgccccaatattgaagtttttttaaagaatccatataactttatttgtacgcccgtatactacgtctattgaatcaaatccgtataaaatacggacattccgtataggttgacatgtatgtaaataGTCTCTGTGTATAATAAGATGATGTGTAGTGGTGCATTAACAGTAAATACGTCTAGCAAACTTCTTTTTGTATCAGTGTGTAAAAATCAGAACCTTATTTATGCCCTTGATTCCTTAGAGGACAAAGATCGAGGtttgtttgtctctctctgcAGTACAGTAACTCATTAACACAGTGAAGCCCTTTGTGTTCAGTAACGCTGCCCGGATCTGGTTACGGATTAAAGCAGATACGATAAGATATGGGTGCAGGGGTGCCAAAATATTCAGCAAATATGATTAATAAATATCTATAatttccctgagagagagaggaaggtgtTGTATGATttatcacttttattatgatttcaGACCGTGCATGAGTAGGAGTATGAGTGCATATTTTCTGGCACTGGTACTGAAATGAGTGAGTCCTCATCACTGGAGTTTTATGATTATTATGTTATTATGTATAAATAATATCTTTAATAATGGGTGCATAGAGCAGTATCAGTGAGAGGTCATTAAAAAGCGTGATCACGAACTGCACCTCGACTCGAAAGCAAAGTGTCATCGCTGATCAAAAGACGCCTGCGTGTGTCAGTGCTCGCCGAATTGAAGTGCTCGACAAAGCCTTACAAATTAGTTTCTCTGCACACTCGACGCACTACTAAAGGCTcacaaatacaaccctgattccagaaaagttgggacaaagtagaaattgtaaataaaaatggaatgcaatgatgtggaagtttcaaaattccatattttattcagaatagaacatagatgacatatcaaatgtttaaactgagaaaatgtatcatttaaagagaaaaattaggtgattttaaatttcatgacaacaacacatctcaaaaaagttgggacaaggccatgtttcccactgtgagacatccccttttctctttacaacagtctgtaaacgtctggggactgaggagacaagttgctcaagtttagggataggaatgttaacccattcttgtctaatgtaggattctagttgctcaactgtcttaggtcttttttgtcgtatcttccgttttatgatgcgccaaatgttttctatgggtgaaagatctggactgcaggctggccagttcagtacccggacccttcttctacgcagccatgatgctgtaattgatgcagtatgtggtttggcattgtcatgttggaaaatgcaaggtcttccctgaaagagacgtcatctggatgggagcatatgttgctctagaacctggatatacctttcagcattgatggtgtctttccagatgtgtaagctgcccatgccacacgcactaatgcaaccccataccatcagagatgcaggcttctgaactgagcgccaacaacaacttgggtcgtccttctcctctttagtccaaatgacacggcgtccctgatttccataaagaacttcaaattttgattcgtctgaccacagaacagttttccactttgccacagtccattttaaatgagccttggcccagagaagacgtctgcgcctctggatcatgtttagatacggcttcttctttgaactatagagttttagctggcaacagcggatggcacggtgaattgtgttcacagataatgttctctggaaatattcctgagcccattttgtgatttccaatacagaagcatgcctgtatgtgatgcagtgccgtctaagggcccgaagatcacgggcaccccgtatggttttccggccttgacccttacgcacagagattcttccagattctctgaatcttttgatgatattatgcactgtagatgatgatatgttcaaactctgcaattttacactgtcgaactcctttctgatattgctccactatttgtgggcgcagaattagggggattggtgatcctcttcccatctttacttctgagagccgctgccactccaagatgctctttttatacccagtcatgttaatgacctattgccagttgacctaatgagttgcaatttggtcctccagctgttccttttttgtacctttaacttttccagcctcttattgcccctgtcccaacttttttgagatgtgttgctgtcatgaaatttcaaatgagccaatatttggcatgaaatttcaaaatgtctcactttcgacatttgatatgttgtttatgttctattgtgaatacaatatcagtttttgagatttgtaaattattgcattccgtttttatttacaatttgtactttgtcccaacttttttggaatcggggtagtACATGTGTGAACTGCGTATACACGTTATACACGTGCGTTTGTTCTTGCATTCATTTTTACCGACCATGCTtgctgatatgattctgctccgacTTGGATTGCTATGCTTAAATGTGAAATACGTCCAGATCGCGATTATTTCACGTCATCTGTTCATTAGTGGGACATCATATACTAGAATTATGTCACATAGTATCACCTGGTTGGTTGGTACTGGAGCATTTTTTGGAGTAATGAGGATTGAATTGGAACGATACCCAAATACTagaattgttattattatgatgattatTTTTTATACTCACAGCTCCAGAAATGGCTCCTGAAGCAAAGCTGATGGTGAAAGAAGCCTGAGGTGTTCTGTATCGCTCACACAGCTCTGCTTTTATCAGCTCATAGTTGAACCAGTACATGGCtgaaagacagacacacactgtacATCAGTACTCTCTGGGACGTGTAGGATGgtaaggttttgtgtgtgtgtgtttgtgtgtgtgtgtgtgtgtgtgtacactgaccAGAGAAGGGAACATCTCTAAGCACAGTGGGTCCCCACCCCCTCCACAGCGAGAGCACACCATTATGAGCCATGGCTGATCTGATACACACTCGCAACTCACTGTAGGACACACGCCGTGACTGCATCTTAGTGCGCACCAACTCCAACGGGGTGATCACTGTGACTGCACCcactgcaccacacacacacacacacacacgtcagagAGGCATGCATGTGTATTGATTGCACTCTTCTCTCTGCAATAAATAATGCCCTCTCTGATGATaaagcccctcctagaactgccaccttattgtggtggaggggtttgtgtgcttgaatgatcctaggagctatgttgtcgggggcattatgcccctgttagggtttcccaaggcagacaggtcctaggtgacaggccagaccaagagcagttcaccaaaaaaaacccctatggagaaaaaatccaggaccgtgacgtcgcccggtaggacgcagccgaggccccaccctggagccaggcccggggttggggctcgtatgcgagcgcttggtggccggacctttgcccatggggcccggccgggctcagcccgaagaggcgacgtgggcccgacctcctgtgggttcaccacccacagaggtagcagtaggggtttggtgcagtgtggattgggtggcagtcgaaggcaggggcctcgacgacctgatccccggacacagcagctggctgttgggacatggaatgtcacttcgctgggggggaaggagcctgagcttgtgcgggaggttgagaggtaccggctagagatagtcgggctcacctccacgcacagcttgggctctggaacccagctcctcgagaggggctggactttccacttctctggagttgcccgtggtgagcggcggcgggctggtgtgggcttccttatcgctccccagctcagccgccatgtgttggagtttaccccagtgaacgagagggtcgcctctctgcgccttcggattggggagagggctcttgctgttgtttgtgcctacgggccaaatagcagtatagagtatccggccttcttggagtccctgggagaggtactgaggggtgctcagactggggactccattgtgctactgggggacttcaatgctcacgtgggcgatgacagtgacacctggaggggcgtggttgggaggaacggcctccccgatctgaacccgagtggtgttttgttattggacttctgtgctagtcacagtttgtccataacgaacaccatgttcgagcataggggtgtccataagtgcacgtggcaccaggacaccttaggtcggaggtcgatgatcgactttgtagtcgtgtcatctgatctccgaccctatgtcttggacactcgggtgaagagaggggctgagttgtcaactgatcaccacctggtggtgagttggatccgctggcggaggaggaagctggacagacctggcaggcccaaacgtatggtgagggtctgctgggaacgtctggccgagcactctgtcggggaggtctttaactcccacctccgggagagcttttcccagcttccgagggaggcgggggacattgagtctgagtggaccatgttctctacctccattgtggacgcagctgttcggagctgtggccgcaaggtctccggtgcctgtcgtggcggcaatccccgaacccggtggtggacaccggaagtaagggatgccgtcaagctgaagaaggagtcctatcaggccatgttgacctccgggactcctgaggcagccgacgggtatcggcaggccaggcgtgctgcagctcgggcagttgcagaggcaaaaactcggaactgggaggagttcggggaggccatggagaaggactatcggtcggcctcgaagaaattctggcaaaccgtccggcgcctcaggagggggaagcagtactctgccaacactgtttacagtgcgggtggggagctgttgacctcgactggggacattgtcgggcggtggaaggaatactttgaggatctcctcaatcccacc
This genomic interval from Neoarius graeffei isolate fNeoGra1 chromosome 20, fNeoGra1.pri, whole genome shotgun sequence contains the following:
- the slc25a39 gene encoding probable mitochondrial glutathione transporter SLC25A39 isoform X2, with translation MVEGPAGAPSPSITPVQQMVASSAGALLTTLFVTPLDVVKIRLQSQQAPVYKGKCFLYCHGLTGHIYVCQNTTACSTWYKTPTHFSGTLDAFVKITRSEGLRSLWSGLPPTLLMAVPTTVIYFTCYDQLKDLMCYGLGYHSNYISIIAGSLARLGAVTVITPLELVRTKMQSRRVSYSELRVCIRSAMAHNGVLSLWRGWGPTVLRDVPFSAMYWFNYELIKAELCERYRTPQASFTISFASGAISGAIAAITTLPFDVVKTRRQIELGEMEILGAPSKKPSSTWLIMKSIWTETGYRGLFAGFLPRVIKVAPACAIMISTYEFGKAFFRKHNEEQRGG
- the slc25a39 gene encoding probable mitochondrial glutathione transporter SLC25A39 isoform X1 produces the protein MVEGPAGAPSPSITPVQQMVASSAGALLTTLFVTPLDVVKIRLQSQQAPVYKALPAWKRTSLLWKWKCFLYCHGLTGHIYVCQNTTACSTWYKTPTHFSGTLDAFVKITRSEGLRSLWSGLPPTLLMAVPTTVIYFTCYDQLKDLMCYGLGYHSNYISIIAGSLARLGAVTVITPLELVRTKMQSRRVSYSELRVCIRSAMAHNGVLSLWRGWGPTVLRDVPFSAMYWFNYELIKAELCERYRTPQASFTISFASGAISGAIAAITTLPFDVVKTRRQIELGEMEILGAPSKKPSSTWLIMKSIWTETGYRGLFAGFLPRVIKVAPACAIMISTYEFGKAFFRKHNEEQRGG